The following DNA comes from Blastocatellia bacterium.
CGACCAGCTCGTCCCAGGTCATCCACGGCGAATGCTTGCCCGACTGGCCAAAGAGATTGCGCCCCCCGGCCATCTCGACCATCTCAGGCATCCAGTTGCCGGCAGCCATCAGCGGCTCGATCCACTCGATGCAAGCGACCGACGGGCGGTGAGCGATTGAACGGGTGCGCTCGCGGATCGATTCCATGCGTTGCCGCAGGCTGGCGATCAAGTTGTTGCCGCGCGCTTCGGCGTCCAGCGCCACGGCGACGCGATGAATGTCTTGCCACACATTGTCCAGCGCGTTCGGCTCAAGCGAGACAATCTGCGGCAGCGTGCTGACGATCTCGCAAATAGCCGCTTCAACGTCTTTCAGAGAGACGGCGCAGACCTCGCATTGCGTCTGGGTGATGATGTGCGTCGGCTGCAAGCGTTCGAGCGCCTCGGCATCGACGCGGTAAACGCTCAAGGCGTCTTCGGCCAGCGCCTTGACCTGGCGATCTATGGCGTCGCTCGTACCTTCGACGTTGAACTTCGGGGCGGTCAATTGCGGCAGGCGTTTGACGGATGGCGGGTAATCGCATTCGTGCGAGCGGCCCACGAGCTGAGGCTCAAAGCCGAGGGCGCAGACAATCTCTGTGGCGCTGGCAATCAGCGATACGATGCGAAGTTGGTTCATTTGATTTGGAGTGCGCCGACTGGTCGGCGCTTTCTCAAGCGGCGACTGGTCGGCGCTGCTTTAGCCTCTCAGGCAGAAAGCGGTGACAGGTCACCGCCGGCCAAAGCGGCGACCAGTCGCCGCGCTCCAAACGTCAAGCCTTGGTGTAAATCTCGGCGCCGGCCTGCTTGAACTCTGCGGCCTTCTCGCGCAATCCCGACTCTAAGGCGACGATCTCGTCCACCTGTTTTTGCGCCGCATAATCACGCACCTCCTGGGTGATCTTCATCGAGCAGAAGTGCGGGCCGCACATCGAGCAGAAGTGCGCCAGCTTCGCGCCTTCCTGCGGCAATGTCTCGTCGTGGAACTCGCGGGCCAGCTCCGGGTCGAGCGCCAGGTTGAATTGATCTTCCCAGCGGAACTCGAAACGCGCTTTCGATAGCGCATTGTCTTGAAGCTGCGCGCCCGGATGGCCCTTCGCCAGGTCCGCCGCGTGCGCCGCAATCTTGTAAGCGATCACCCCATCTTTCACGTCCTGACGATCAGGCAATCCGAGATGCTCCTTCGGCGTCACGTAACAGAGCATCGCCGTGCCGAACCAGCCGATCATTGCCGCGCCAATCGCTGACGTGATGTGATCGTAGCCCGGCGCGATGTCGGTCACCAGCGGGCCGAGGGTATAAAAAGGCGCTTCGCCGCAGACCTCAAGCTGGCGATCTACGTTCTCTTTGATCAGATGCATCGGCACGTGGCCCGGCCCTTCGATCATCACCTGACAATCCATCTCCCAGGCGATCCGGGTCAGCTCGCCCAGCGTCTCCAGCTCGGCGAACTGCGCTTCGTCGTTGGCGTCGGCAATCGAGCCGGGACGCAGGCCGTCGCCTAAGCTGAACGACACGTCATAGGCGCGCATGATCTCGCAGATTTCGCGGAAGTGGGTGTAGAGAAAACTCTCCTGATGATGCGCCAGGCACCACTTCGCCATAATCGAGCCGCCGCGCGAGACGATCCCGGTTGTCCGGCGGGCCGTCAGCGGGATATGCGGCAAACGCACGCCGGCATGAATCGTGAAGTAATCGACGCCCTGCTCGGCCTGCTCAATCAATGTGTCGCGATAGATTTCCCAGGTCAGCTCTTCGGCTTTGCCTGTGACCTTTTCGAGCGCCTGATAGATCGGTACCGTGCCGATGGGCACCGGCGCGTTGCGGATGATCCATTCGCGGGTTTCGTGAATGTTGCGGCCCGTTGACAGGTCCATCACCGTGTCCGCGCCCCACTTGATTGACCAGCGCATCTTCTCGACCTCTTCCTCAATCGAAGAGGCGACCGCCGAGTTGCCGATGTTGGCGTTGATCTTGACCAGGAAATTGCGCCCGATGATCATCGGCTCGCTTTCGGGGTGATTGATGTTAGCCGGAATGATGGCCCGCCCGCGCGCGACTTCCTGGCGCACGAATTCCGGCGTAACCGTTCTCGGCAGGCGCGCGCCAAAGGGTTCGCCCTGATGTTGAAAGTTGAGGGCGCTGCGATCTTTCTGCTGCGCCTCGAAAGCGGCCTGGCGGCCCAGGTTCTCGCGCAGCGCGATGAATTCCATCTCCGGCGTGATCTCGCCGCGCCGCGCATAATGCATCTGCGTGACGGCGCGACCAGAGCGGGCGCGCAGCGGCGGGCGGCGCAATCCGGGGTAGGCTTCAAAGCGCTCGTTCTGCCGAGCGTATTCGCGCGCGCCTTCCGTCAGGTAGCCGTCGTCTTCGGGCTTCACCTGGCGGCCCTCGTACTCTTCGACATCGCCGCGCTCGACGACCCAGCGGCGGCGCAGCGCCGGCAATCCGTCATGCACACTGCACCGGGCCTCGGGGTCGCCCCACGGGCCGCTGCTGTCATAGACGCGCACCGGCGGATTCTCTTCGACGGTGCCGCCCACGCCGCGCGTCAGATTCAGCTTGATCTCGCGCAGCGGCACGCGCAGGTCCGGGCGCGAGCCTTCGACATAGACGCGGGTGGAGTTGGGGAATTGAAAACGGCTGGCGTTATGGGACTGGTCGTTCGTATCGCTCATGTTTCACCTCGTTGCCGAGCAGAAACACAAAGAAGGGAAGACGCGGCGACGCGGCGACGCGGCGACGCGGCGACATGGGGACAGCGTCATTGCTGCGCCTATCCCGGTGTCGCCATGTCGCCGCGTCGCCGCGTCGCTCTTGCCTGTTACCTTTTTCAAGTTTCTTCCTTCGGCGGCATTATCCGCATCAGGTTCAAGGGGTCTCCTTCGCAGGACTCTCAGCCGCGCACCATGCGCAGCTCCCCCGAAACAGATTACGCTCGATAGCTTAACAACTAGAGGAGTAGATCATCAACCGCCATCGCTCATTGGGCGAAGCCGGGTCTCAATTGCGCGGCGGGCGGCAATAGAAGAAAGCGCGGCACCGAAGGCCGCGCTTACATCGTGGCGGTTTCGAAGTTCTGCTCTTCGGCGCTCAGACAACTCATGCAGGTCATGGCCGCCGGGTCGGCTTCCAGGCGGCGCGGGTCTATCGGCTGGTTGCAGCGCACACAAATGCCATAGGTGCCATCGTCCATGCTTTGCAGGGCGGCCTGCACCTGGCGGAGCCTGTGCGTCTTGCGGTCGGCCATGTCGGTCTGCACGTCTTTGATCTCGCCGATCAGCGGCGCATTCGCCGCGGTGATCTGCCGGTCGTCCGACGCCGGCTCGGCAAGCTCGGAGACCGACGGAATCTCTCGATTCAAACGGTCACGCTCTTCAATGAGTCGCTTGCGAAATCCATCAAGGTCTAAAGCCATTGGTCATTTCCTCATTGCGGAAATGATGAACGACGAATGATGAATGATGAATTAGGGAGAAAGCCCCGGCAATTCATCATTCATCATTTCTCATTCATCATTGCTCTTCAGACGCGCCGCGATTGAAACGGCGTCGGCTGCGAAATCTGTTCAAGCGCGGTGGCGAGGTCGCGGTCGCGCTCGGCCTCAAGCGCGATGTCGCCGAGCGAGATGATGCCGCGCAGCCGCCCATTGGAGTCGCAGACCGGGATGCGGCGAATCTGATGCTCGCCCATCTTGCGGATGGCATCAATCACCGAATCGTCCGGCGTGCAGGTGATGATGTCTTCGCTCATCACCTCGTGCGCTTTGGTCGTGCGCGAGTCGAGCCCTTCGCCGATCACCCGGCAGACGATGTCACGGTCGGTGATCAAGCCCGCCAGCCGCCCATTATCAACTACCGGAATCGAGCCGACGTTCTCGTCTTCCATCATGTCCGCAACATCGCGGATGACCGTGTCCGGACCGCAGGTCGTGACATTCTTCGTCATGACTTCGCTGCATCGCAGTAGGCTGCGAGGGCCGCCATAGCCGCGCTGGCGGTCTGGTTCGTCAATGCGATTCCACCCGCCGGTCGAGCCGGTGAAGGCGCGGTCATAGCTTGAGTACGGATAATCCATCTCCGCTTCATATCGCCCGCCGGTCGCCTGCCGGTTGTACGGCTCGTCGTAATCGCGCCGCTCGCCGCGATAGTCGTCGCGGAAGTGATTGCGGTAGTTGTCGCGGTAATCGTCGCTCTGACTGCCGCGCGGCAGCTCGTGGCGGCGATAGCCGGGGAAGTTGTCGCGGCCATAGCCACGGAAGTTGTCGCGGCCATAGCGCGGGAAGTCTTCGTGGTCGGCGCGCCCGCTGGCCAGGTCGTCGTAGCTGTGGCGGCCATAGCCTTCTTCGGTGTAGTTGCGGCCTGCTTCATACCCTTCGTCGCGGCGCGGCGTCCAGGCCCGCCCGCTCACCACGTCGCGGTAGTCGCGGGTGGTGCTGCTGCGAATGTCATGCGAGCGGTAACGAGGATCGGGCTGCGCCGATTGCGGACTGTCAAGATTCAGCCGGTCGTCTTCGCTGCGGTCTAAGTCCATGTCCCCGCGGCGCGAGTTGGAGCGGCGCGGGAATTCGCGCCAGCTCTCGCGGCCCGTCGGGTAGCCGCGGCCCGCGGCCCGTTCGTCCTGGCTCGCCGTGCGCGGTTCGTTGGTGTTTTGCGGCGTGTCGTTTCGTTGCTCTCTATCCATCCCAGTTTTGCTTCTGCTCATAGTTTCCCCCTGCAATGTGATTCGCGTTACGGCTACCAGTTAAACAGGTGCGTCAGGCGACCAAGCCACGATGACGGCTGGCTGATCTCCTCTAGCGCCCCGGCGAGCTCACGGTCTTTGTTGGTTTGCACCGCGATGTCTGCGGTCGAGATGATGCCGACCAGGCGGTCACGACTATCCACGACAGGGATGCGACGAACCTGATGATCGCCCATCTCGCGGATGACCTCGACGACTCGCTCATTCTGGTTGGCGGTATAAACGTCATCGCTCATGCAGTCTTCGGCGCGCACCTCGGGCTCGGGCTTGTCCGCCGTCAGGCCGCGCACCACCAGGTCGCGGTCGGTGACGATGCCGCAGAGCCTGCCGTTTTCGTCCAGCACAGGGATTGCCCCTGTGTCCTGATCGCGCATCAAGAGGGCGACTTCATTGATCGGCGTGTCGCGGCGGCAAGTCGCAACGCCGCGCGTCATGATGTCGCGGCAGCGCAAGTGCGAGCGCTGCGGCCCGGCCTGCGTGTAACCGCGCGTCGTCTCATAGCGCTCGGCGTTGCTCGACGACCAGCGGTTCTGTTGGCCGCGCCCATAGTTATCTACAGCCGGGTTGCGGCCATAGCCGGTGTAGCCTTCGTCGTATTCAGTGCGATAGTTCGGCTCGCGGTTGAGGTTGTAGCCCCGCGTGTAGCCTCGATAATCTTCGCCATAGCCGCGTCCATAACGCTGGCGCTCGCGCTGATCGCGCTGATCGCGCTGATCGCGCTCCCAGTCGTCACGGCTAAGGCTCGTGCTGCGGTCTCGATATGCCATGCTCTACTCTCCTTTGGTTGGGATTCTATGTTTAGTGAGCAACCCCTATGCCGATTAAAGAACATTGGCAACCGCGCCAGAGCCGGGCGATTGGGCGATGAAATGCGCGCCATCACAGCCATTTTTGTGCAGCCGCATTCGCTCTATTTTTCCGCGCTCAACGAATTTCATACAGCACTGTCTCAAAGACGCACGGCGGCTGGGACATGGGTGACAAGGGAGGAGAGAAGTCAGGAGTCAGGAGTCAGAAGTTAGAATGAATAAGGAAGGGAGTCTAAAAGATAGAATAAAAGCGGCGGCGGTAGCCGACTTCCTCTTCCATTCTGACTCCTGACTCCTGACTCCTGAATACTTCTCCCATCACTTGTCACTCCCTACCTCTGCTCGCTATGCTCGAATCAAGTTCATGGATGCAAAAGCCCATATGCGAAGTGATGAAGCAATCAAGCGACGGATGAGCGCGGCGCTTGAGCCCTGGGAATTGGTCGGCAACACGCCGCTGCTTCGCCTCGGCAAGCTCGCCCGGCGTTCGGGCGTTGAGATTTACGCGAAAGCCGAGTGGTTCAATCCCGGCGGCTCGGTCAAAGACCGGCCCGCGCTCAAAATGATTTTGGAAGGCGAGCGCACGGGCCAACTCACGCCCGACAAGATCATTCTCGATGCGACCAGCGGCAACACAGGCATCGCCTATGGCTGGATTGGCGCGGCGCGCGGCTACCGCGTCAAGCTCGCCCTGCCGCAGAACGCCAGCGACGAGCGCAAGAAGATTCTTCGCACTTACGGCGTCGAGCTGGTTCTGACCAGCCCGCTCGAAGGCTCGGACGGCGCGATCCGTGAAGCCCGCCGCCTCTACGCCGAAAATCCTGACCTCTATTTTTATCCCGATCAGTACAACAACCCGGCCAACTGGCGAGCGCATTATGAAACGACGGCGCCGGAAATCTGGGAGCAGACCGAAGGCCGCATCACCCATTTTGTCGCCGGCCTCGGCACCAGCGGCACCTTCGTCGGCGTCAGCCGCCGCTTGAAAGAATTGAATCCGCGGATTCAGTGCGTCTCGTTTCAGCCCGACTCGCCGTTTCACGGGCTCGAAGGCTTGAAGCACATGGCGACAGCCATCGTGCCGGGCATTTATGACGCGACGATTGCCGACGCCGAGTTGGAAATCAGCACCGAAACGGCGCATGCGCTGGCGCGGCGAATGGGCCGTGAAGCCGGCTTGCTGGTCGGCGTTTCGGCAGGGGCGGCGCTGGCCGCGTCACGCGAAGTGGCGGATAAGCTGGATGCGGGCGTCATCGTCACGGTCTTTCCCGACAGTGCCGACAAGTACCTGAGCGAACGCTTCTGGGATGAACGCTAATACTAAGGAAGGACCCGCTTGGCTATCAAAGTGACCAACGCGCAGCTTGACGCCATCAAACAGCATGGCGAGCGCACGTACCCTTACGAATGCTGCGGCTTTCTGCTCGGCACGATTGCCGGTGATATGAATCTGCTCACGGAAGTCTACCCGGCGGAGAACGAGTGGGCCGAATCGATCCGCAGCGTCGAAACCCTCGGCGAAGGCATTCCCGCAGCCGCGCGCGATTACCGCAAACAGGAATCGCACGCCAATCGCTACTGGATCACCCCTGAGCAGTACAAGCGCGCCGACGCTTACGCCGCCAGCAGCGCGCTGCAAATCATCGGTTACTATCATTCGCACCCCGACCACCCGGCAGAGCCTTCGGGCTATGACTTCGATCATTCCTGCTTCGCCAATCAATCGTATATGATCGTCGCCATCGAGCAGGGACGCGCCGCCGCGCTCAACTCGTTCAACAAGCCGGACTATGAAAAGTTCGAGCCGGAAGCCATCATTGTCGAGGACTGAGCGCACCGTTTCCTTTTTTCTACTGTCCCGATTAAAATCCTAATTTGCAGGCGAGCGCAAAGGAACAGACAAGGAGAATAGGAGACGCTTATGGCCGTGAGCATCTATGTCCCCACCGCCCTGAGAAATTTCACCGGAGGGAATGAATCCGTGGCCGTCGAAGCCGGCACCGTCGGCGAGGCGCTCGGCGCGCTGATCGCCACGCATCCGAATCTCAAGAAACACCTTTATAACGACGAAGGCCAGTTGCGCCATTTCGTCAACGTCTACGTTAACGACGAAGACATTCGCTATCTCGATAAAGGCGAGACGACGTTGAAAGACGGCGACACCCTGAGCATCGTGCCTTCGATTGCCGGCGGTGCGGCGGTCATCGAAGACGCCGCCGCGAATGCGGTTGAGTTAGATAAGGATGAAATCCTGCGCTACAGCCGCCACCTGATCATGCCAGAGGTCGCGCTCGAAGGGCAGAAGAAGCTCAAGGCCGCAAAAGTGCTCTGCATCGGCGCGGGCGGGCTCGGCTCGCCGCTGGCGCTTTATCTGGCGGCGGCGGGCGTTGGCCGCATGGGAATCGTTGACTTCGACGTGGTTGATTTCACCAACCTTCAGCGCCAGATCATTCACTCGACGGCCAATGTCGGTCGCCCGAAACTCGATTCCGCTAAAGAGCGCATCGCCGAGATCAACCCCTTTGTGCAGGTCGATACTTATGAAGAGGCGCTGAGTTCAGAGAACGCGCTCGACCTGTTCCGCGATTATGACATTGTCGTGGACGGCACGGATAATTTCCCGACGCGCTATCTCGTGAATGATGCCTGCGTGCTGCTGGGCAAGCCGAATGTGTACGGCTCGATCTTTCGCTTCGAAGGGCAGGCGACGGTCTTTTATGCGAAAGAAGGCCCGTGCTATCGCTGCCTTTACCCCGAGCCGCCGCCGCCGGGGCTGGTGCCGAGCTGCGCCGAGGGCGGCGTGCTGGGCGTGCTGCCGGGCATCATCGGCGTCATGCAAGCCATCGAAACCGTCAAGTTGATCTTAGGCAAAGGCGAGTCGCTGATCGGCAGGCTCGTCCTGTTCGACGCTTTGAAGATGAAGTTCCGCGAGCTGAAATTGCGCAAGAATCCTGACTGCCCGATCTGCGGCACCAATCCGACGATCACGGAGCTGATCGATTATCAGGAATTCTGCGGCGTCACCCCGCACGAAGAAGTCAGCGTCGGCAAAGAATTCGAGATCACTCCCGCCGAGCTGAAAGCCAGGATGGAGCGCGGCGACGATTTCGTGCTGATCGATGTGCGCGAGCCGGAAGAGTATGCCATCGCCCGCATACCAGGATCGCGGCTGATCCCGCGCGGCACGCTGCCGGAGCGCGTGCATGAATTGTCGAGCGCCGACGACATCGTCGTTCATTGCAAGAGCGGCGTGCGAAGTGGCATGGCCGTGGACTTCCTGAAGCAAGCCGGTTTCCGCCGCGTCAAGAACCTCGTCGGCGGCATCCTGCGCTGGTCGGACGACGTAGACCCGACCGTGCCGAAATATTAAGGGGATGTCTGAGAAGTCCCGTAGGGACGCGATGTTTATAGTTGCAGGCAGAAATAGAATCCAAGCCCTGTAGGGACGCAATATCAACATTACGCTCCTACGGAGCTCGGATCATTTTGTTACCTACAACGATAAACATCGCGCTCCTAACGGAGCGGCCTTCTCAGACACACTCTAAATCGGAAACGCGGAATGATGAATGATGAACTGAAGGCGCTGC
Coding sequences within:
- a CDS encoding CBS domain-containing protein translates to MAYRDRSTSLSRDDWERDQRDQRDQRERQRYGRGYGEDYRGYTRGYNLNREPNYRTEYDEGYTGYGRNPAVDNYGRGQQNRWSSSNAERYETTRGYTQAGPQRSHLRCRDIMTRGVATCRRDTPINEVALLMRDQDTGAIPVLDENGRLCGIVTDRDLVVRGLTADKPEPEVRAEDCMSDDVYTANQNERVVEVIREMGDHQVRRIPVVDSRDRLVGIISTADIAVQTNKDRELAGALEEISQPSSWLGRLTHLFNW
- a CDS encoding TraR/DksA C4-type zinc finger protein, whose protein sequence is MALDLDGFRKRLIEERDRLNREIPSVSELAEPASDDRQITAANAPLIGEIKDVQTDMADRKTHRLRQVQAALQSMDDGTYGICVRCNQPIDPRRLEADPAAMTCMSCLSAEEQNFETATM
- a CDS encoding ubiquitin-like small modifier protein 1, translating into MAVSIYVPTALRNFTGGNESVAVEAGTVGEALGALIATHPNLKKHLYNDEGQLRHFVNVYVNDEDIRYLDKGETTLKDGDTLSIVPSIAGGAAVIEDAAANAVELDKDEILRYSRHLIMPEVALEGQKKLKAAKVLCIGAGGLGSPLALYLAAAGVGRMGIVDFDVVDFTNLQRQIIHSTANVGRPKLDSAKERIAEINPFVQVDTYEEALSSENALDLFRDYDIVVDGTDNFPTRYLVNDACVLLGKPNVYGSIFRFEGQATVFYAKEGPCYRCLYPEPPPPGLVPSCAEGGVLGVLPGIIGVMQAIETVKLILGKGESLIGRLVLFDALKMKFRELKLRKNPDCPICGTNPTITELIDYQEFCGVTPHEEVSVGKEFEITPAELKARMERGDDFVLIDVREPEEYAIARIPGSRLIPRGTLPERVHELSSADDIVVHCKSGVRSGMAVDFLKQAGFRRVKNLVGGILRWSDDVDPTVPKY
- the thiC gene encoding phosphomethylpyrimidine synthase ThiC, producing the protein MSDTNDQSHNASRFQFPNSTRVYVEGSRPDLRVPLREIKLNLTRGVGGTVEENPPVRVYDSSGPWGDPEARCSVHDGLPALRRRWVVERGDVEEYEGRQVKPEDDGYLTEGAREYARQNERFEAYPGLRRPPLRARSGRAVTQMHYARRGEITPEMEFIALRENLGRQAAFEAQQKDRSALNFQHQGEPFGARLPRTVTPEFVRQEVARGRAIIPANINHPESEPMIIGRNFLVKINANIGNSAVASSIEEEVEKMRWSIKWGADTVMDLSTGRNIHETREWIIRNAPVPIGTVPIYQALEKVTGKAEELTWEIYRDTLIEQAEQGVDYFTIHAGVRLPHIPLTARRTTGIVSRGGSIMAKWCLAHHQESFLYTHFREICEIMRAYDVSFSLGDGLRPGSIADANDEAQFAELETLGELTRIAWEMDCQVMIEGPGHVPMHLIKENVDRQLEVCGEAPFYTLGPLVTDIAPGYDHITSAIGAAMIGWFGTAMLCYVTPKEHLGLPDRQDVKDGVIAYKIAAHAADLAKGHPGAQLQDNALSKARFEFRWEDQFNLALDPELAREFHDETLPQEGAKLAHFCSMCGPHFCSMKITQEVRDYAAQKQVDEIVALESGLREKAAEFKQAGAEIYTKA
- a CDS encoding M67 family metallopeptidase, producing the protein MAIKVTNAQLDAIKQHGERTYPYECCGFLLGTIAGDMNLLTEVYPAENEWAESIRSVETLGEGIPAAARDYRKQESHANRYWITPEQYKRADAYAASSALQIIGYYHSHPDHPAEPSGYDFDHSCFANQSYMIVAIEQGRAAALNSFNKPDYEKFEPEAIIVED
- a CDS encoding cobalamin-binding protein, with the translated sequence MNQLRIVSLIASATEIVCALGFEPQLVGRSHECDYPPSVKRLPQLTAPKFNVEGTSDAIDRQVKALAEDALSVYRVDAEALERLQPTHIITQTQCEVCAVSLKDVEAAICEIVSTLPQIVSLEPNALDNVWQDIHRVAVALDAEARGNNLIASLRQRMESIRERTRSIAHRPSVACIEWIEPLMAAGNWMPEMVEMAGGRNLFGQSGKHSPWMTWDELVVKNPEVLFVSPCGFDIPRTSDEMGWMVKRAEWPQLRAVQSGRVFIADGNQYFHRPGPRLAESLEILAEMLHPELFHFGHEGAGWIRYDGGDMPNPEPSPAVK
- a CDS encoding cysteine synthase family protein is translated as MRSDEAIKRRMSAALEPWELVGNTPLLRLGKLARRSGVEIYAKAEWFNPGGSVKDRPALKMILEGERTGQLTPDKIILDATSGNTGIAYGWIGAARGYRVKLALPQNASDERKKILRTYGVELVLTSPLEGSDGAIREARRLYAENPDLYFYPDQYNNPANWRAHYETTAPEIWEQTEGRITHFVAGLGTSGTFVGVSRRLKELNPRIQCVSFQPDSPFHGLEGLKHMATAIVPGIYDATIADAELEISTETAHALARRMGREAGLLVGVSAGAALAASREVADKLDAGVIVTVFPDSADKYLSERFWDER
- a CDS encoding CBS domain-containing protein, whose protein sequence is MSRSKTGMDREQRNDTPQNTNEPRTASQDERAAGRGYPTGRESWREFPRRSNSRRGDMDLDRSEDDRLNLDSPQSAQPDPRYRSHDIRSSTTRDYRDVVSGRAWTPRRDEGYEAGRNYTEEGYGRHSYDDLASGRADHEDFPRYGRDNFRGYGRDNFPGYRRHELPRGSQSDDYRDNYRNHFRDDYRGERRDYDEPYNRQATGGRYEAEMDYPYSSYDRAFTGSTGGWNRIDEPDRQRGYGGPRSLLRCSEVMTKNVTTCGPDTVIRDVADMMEDENVGSIPVVDNGRLAGLITDRDIVCRVIGEGLDSRTTKAHEVMSEDIITCTPDDSVIDAIRKMGEHQIRRIPVCDSNGRLRGIISLGDIALEAERDRDLATALEQISQPTPFQSRRV